The Trichoderma breve strain T069 chromosome 2, whole genome shotgun sequence DNA segment TAACAAGTCACGCCACCTGATAATCAAtatttgctcttttcttctctcttacATCAACCAGCGCTGCAACAACACCGGGACCATTGACGACTCTTCACAAGCCGCAAAATCTTTCGATATGCCCGGACAGGTACAAGAAAAGCCGCCAGCTACGGAGGCTTCAGCCGCGGCAattgaggatgatgatgagccgGATGAGTGGTGAGTAGCGGTTGAGCGGGTTAAAGCTGGCTGTTTGAAGAGACCCCGACGCTAAGCCGTGCTTTTGCGAACTCCAGGGACAAGCGGATATTCAGCACGGGCTGCGCGGGTAAGTTGCCAGTTGAAGTCAATTGATGTATTCATACatttctctgtttttttgAGGAGATAtaaagaaggaagaagcgtTGAAGATGGGATCAGACGTTTTCTtcggattttttttttcagaatatctctctcttctagGGTAACCGAAAAGCTGACGCAGACACTTCGTGAACAGATGAAAATATGAAGATGACAGACTGTTACTACGAAAAGAAGGATTGGAGAGCATGTGCAAAAGAGGCAAGTATTTTGTCTTATTTTAGTATAAGCCGAATTCCCATTGCACTTATGCCGAGTCCGAAACAGTTACTAACTATGCGTCTTTGTTCCTTGTAGATGGAGGATTTCAAAGAGTGCTGGAAGCAGCATGGTAACAATGAGCGAACCAGTACCAAGGATACATAAAATGGCCGTGGTATTCCAAATTTTATTTCCAACTCGAGGAAAAATGTAACAACAGTAAATAGACTATCTTGACTCACTTAAAAcatttatttataattttcCAACAAAGAAATGCCGGTTTGTATTGAAATTCACCAGTGCGTCAAACAAACATTAAACAAAGAACAAACACAGCGGTAGCCGGAACTTCTTTTGACCGGGCCATATCAGCGATAACACATGAAATCTTCAGATGCCGTGAATTCACAACCATTGCTCTGAAACTCAAACAACGAAAGATCCTAGACTGTCAATCCTATCCGCCATGCTTCCCTCACGCAGAGCCTTTTCCGCCGCCTCCAGGCAACTCGGCTGCCGCTCTTTCAGACCGATCCAGCCTTCAGCACGGCTCTATTCCACAGAGACATCAACTACGTCAACGACAGAAGAGCCCGCAGCTAAGCCCACTTCTACCCCAGCTGTAGCGACACCGAAATACGCAAAGCCCGCGCCCAGAGCGAGCAAGCCGGCAGTGGCAGCATCTACACCGTCTCCCGCAGCATCTTACAGCGACGTTGTCTACCAAGCCAAGAACATTGCGTACGAGGACGCAAgggaggatggcgatgtgacGGACCCGGCCGCCGTGGACTGGACGAGGAGTTTCTACGGCATCTCAGCCCGGCCAGTAACAGAAAAGCAATTCAAGGCCCTGATGCAGCCTGTGGACGAGAAGGACATCGAGGTCAAGCCCGACGGCGTCATCTACCTGCCAGAGATCAAGTACAGGAGGAGGCTGAACGAAGTCTTTGGTCCCATGGGATGGGGCCTGATTCCCAAGGGAGAGGCCGTGGTTGGCGATTCAATCGTGACCCGCGAGTATGCGCTCATCGTCGATGGCCGGTAAGACACTACCAATCGCTGCGTGCGTCACTCCAAGCCACCTGCTAACGTTACTACAGCTTTGTCTCACAAGCCCAGGGCGAAAACTCGTACTTCTCCGCCGAACAGCTACCCTCTGCCGTCGAAGGCTGCAAGTCAAATGCCCTGATGCGCTGCTGCAAAGACCTAGGCATCGCCTCCGAGCTGTGGGACCCCCACTTTGTCCGATGGTTCAAGAAGAATCACATGGAGGAAGTGTGGGTAGAGCACGTCacaaccaagaagaagcgagtgCAGTGGTATAGGAAGGGCGATGTGGATGTGTCATACCCCTACAAGGTCAGCAAGTAGGGACCAAACACCGGATGGGGTGAGCTTCTTTAAGTCGCCGAGGGAGAATTTGACGAGGACTTGACGATCACCCAGGGAGTGCAAAATGCGCGAATTGTAATAAAAGAGACACCCCCGAAAACAACTACATTGATGACAACACGGGCGAGGAGTGGACTTGTATGATACTTGTGTTAGagggtttttttttgtttgatGCGATGTAGCAAGGTTTTGATTAGACCTATGGGTTGGATGTACACAAAAAAAGGCATCTGTGGGGGCCGTTTTTTACTCCCCTCGATATATCATGATTCAATATCTCAAAGAGTGTCCAAGTCTCCATACAAATCCATGTATAGCATCCACGCGACATGGCGGTAACAGGTGGTCTACGCGTTCAGTCTATACTCGCGGGCCAGCCATTTCCGATGTTCTTGTGCTTCCTAGTCTTCTAGTCCAGAGCTGTGACCTGTACCCGGCTGCGTATTGCGACCCCAAGGCATCCACGAACCACCGTCGCCACCTCCAGCATGACGGCGGCGGAGGTTGGCCTCATCTTCGGCCCCGCTCTCGGCATCGATCTTCTCGAAGTCGGTCTCGCTGCGGCTCTTGCTCAGTCCACTCCATCCGCTGAGCCCGCTGGGCGGCCTCTGTGTGACCTCTTCGTCGCTATCCATGTGCCTGGAGCGAGATCGGGACTGCGTCTGTCCGCCATTTCGTTGAATCTGTGCCGCTTCACGATCCAGGGCTGTGAGAAGGACGTTGAGACGGTCCCGCTGAGAGGCGATAAAGGTCATCCTCTCGCTTGAGTCTTGTATGTGAGATGGGACgactgatgatgacgatacGCCAGCAGCGTCGCTTCGTGCCCCCGAGCCACCGGTCGCCGCGGCTACGGCGCTGGCCAGCAGGCCGAAGAGATCCGAGCCCACATTTGAGGGGGCAGCAGGTCCGGTCGCCGTCGGAATGCTAAATCGAGCGAGGAGCGACTGCGTGTAGCTCTGGTAGGTGTTCGGAGGAGGAGTGGGAGGCTCGGGTTCGCTCGGTGGCAGGCCTAGGACATTGACTCTCAAGTAGTCGATTGCCTTTCGGAAGTAATCGATACCGGCCGCCTTGAGACGCTCATGGGCGCTCGCGATGAACTCGTCGATTTGCGATTCATTGTCGCGGAGGAAGGGGTGGACGTATTGCTCGTATAGCACCCGGGCGCCCTGGGTTTGCGGTAGAATCAG contains these protein-coding regions:
- a CDS encoding mitochondrial genome maintenance protein, whose translation is MPGQVQEKPPATEASAAAIEDDDEPDEWDKRIFSTGCADENMKMTDYPRLSILSAMLPSRRAFSAASRQLGCRSFRPIQPSARLYSTETSTTSTTEEPAAKPTSTPAVATPKYAKPAPRASKPAVAASTPSPAASYSDVVYQAKNIAYEDAREDGDVTDPAAVDWTRSFYGISARPVTEKQFKALMQPVDEKDIEVKPDGVIYLPEIKYRRRLNEVFGPMGWGLIPKGEAVVGDSIVTREYALIVDGRFVSQAQGENSYFSAEQLPSAVEGCKSNALMRCCKDLGIASELWDPHFVRWFKKNHMEEVWVEHVTTKKKRVQWYRKGDVDVSYPYKVSK
- a CDS encoding TB2/DP1, HVA22 family domain-containing protein; this encodes MFDLFAMLLSSIASFLFPIFASYKALKTSDPAQLTPWLMYWVVFSCCLLVESWVYFILAWVPFYGYIRLLFFLYLILPQTQGARVLYEQYVHPFLRDNESQIDEFIASAHERLKAAGIDYFRKAIDYLRVNVLGLPPSEPEPPTPPPNTYQSYTQSLLARFSIPTATGPAAPSNVGSDLFGLLASAVAAATGGSGARSDAAGVSSSSVVPSHIQDSSERMTFIASQRDRLNVLLTALDREAAQIQRNGGQTQSRSRSRHMDSDEEVTQRPPSGLSGWSGLSKSRSETDFEKIDAESGAEDEANLRRRHAGGGDGGSWMPWGRNTQPGTGHSSGLED